The Chroococcidiopsis sp. TS-821 genome includes a region encoding these proteins:
- a CDS encoding dienelactone hydrolase family protein: MQIEQSQVMIQTPDGQMSAFLYTPVTLKRVPAILLLMEAFGLTAHIQDVAVRIANEGYVVLVPDLYYRQPNNKFGYDEVEQAMAMMWRLDFGKSIEADLQAALGYLKTRSPVNPERIGVTGFCLGGGLTFLTACKFSAEIAAAAPFYGMVLDEWIAAVKNITVPIYLFFGGRDPFISRDRIHQIETRFQKLNKEYTLKVYPDADHGFFCNERSSYNRLAAEDAWRELMQFFRKHLW; the protein is encoded by the coding sequence ATGCAAATTGAACAATCACAGGTGATGATTCAAACACCCGATGGACAAATGTCCGCATTCTTATATACACCTGTTACGCTAAAGCGTGTACCCGCGATTCTTCTATTAATGGAAGCTTTTGGCTTAACCGCGCATATCCAAGATGTAGCAGTCCGTATCGCAAATGAAGGATACGTAGTTCTTGTGCCAGATTTATACTATCGCCAACCTAACAACAAGTTTGGTTACGATGAAGTAGAGCAGGCTATGGCGATGATGTGGCGGCTTGACTTCGGTAAGTCTATAGAAGCGGATCTTCAAGCAGCATTGGGTTACTTAAAAACGCGATCGCCTGTGAATCCAGAAAGAATTGGTGTTACCGGTTTTTGTTTGGGCGGTGGGTTGACTTTTTTAACTGCTTGCAAGTTTTCAGCTGAAATTGCGGCAGCAGCGCCTTTTTACGGTATGGTTTTAGATGAGTGGATCGCTGCAGTAAAAAATATTACAGTGCCTATTTATTTGTTCTTTGGTGGTAGAGATCCTTTTATTTCGCGCGATCGCATTCACCAAATCGAAACACGATTTCAAAAACTTAATAAAGAATACACCTTGAAAGTTTATCCTGATGCCGACCATGGGTTTTTTTGCAACGAACGTTCTTCGTACAATCGCTTAGCAGCTGAAGACGCTTGGCGCGAACTGATGCAGTTCTTTCGCAAACATTTGTGGTAA
- a CDS encoding AraC family transcriptional regulator produces the protein MKPPAPTCSIIDYRQINAANALLPQPSVLASSGWSDIHLEVYQQPKFEIAEHQHTMHVIACGLSSSYIEDSSGERWLDGKLSKETRNTGDIAIIPANVSHRCNWNTSVQFMVLALEPILLKNIGQDWVNPDGIELIPQFMSKPDALIQSIFLTLKDELESYRIGGQLLVDSLKTVLAIHLLRNYCATSPKSSYSDGLSSAKLVLITDYINEHLHQNLTLTEIAAIAQISPYHFLRLFKQSMGVTPHQYILQRRIDKAKYLLRHSKLSIVNIALCAGFCDQSHMTRCFKRMLGVTPKQFLQGC, from the coding sequence ATGAAACCACCAGCGCCAACCTGCAGCATTATTGACTATCGCCAAATCAATGCAGCAAATGCACTATTACCCCAACCATCGGTTCTTGCAAGCAGCGGTTGGAGTGATATTCACTTAGAAGTTTATCAGCAGCCAAAATTTGAGATTGCGGAGCATCAACACACGATGCACGTTATTGCTTGCGGACTTTCCTCTTCATATATAGAAGACTCATCAGGAGAGCGATGGTTAGATGGAAAGCTGAGCAAAGAGACGCGAAATACTGGAGACATTGCGATTATTCCTGCTAATGTTTCCCACCGCTGTAATTGGAACACCTCAGTTCAGTTTATGGTTTTAGCTCTTGAGCCTATACTGCTCAAAAACATTGGTCAAGATTGGGTAAACCCCGACGGTATTGAATTGATACCGCAGTTTATGAGTAAGCCAGACGCACTGATACAAAGCATCTTTTTAACTTTAAAAGACGAATTAGAATCTTACAGAATTGGCGGACAGCTGCTAGTTGATAGTTTGAAAACAGTGTTGGCAATTCACCTGTTACGAAACTATTGCGCGACATCTCCTAAATCTAGCTACTCAGATGGATTATCATCAGCAAAGCTAGTTCTCATAACAGACTACATCAACGAACATCTACATCAAAATTTGACACTGACAGAAATTGCGGCGATCGCGCAAATAAGTCCGTATCACTTTTTGCGATTGTTTAAGCAAAGTATGGGTGTTACACCTCATCAATACATCTTGCAGCGCCGAATTGATAAAGCAAAATATTTGTTGCGACACAGCAAATTGAGTATTGTAAATATTGCTCTTTGTGCTGGCTTTTGCGATCAAAGCCATATGACTCGATGTTTCAAGCGTATGCTTGGCGTCACGCCAAAACAATTTCTGCAAGGTTGTTGA
- the topA gene encoding type I DNA topoisomerase — MSTLVIVESPTKARTIRNYLPNGYRVEASMGHIRDLPQSASDIPAAVKGEKWAQLGVNVDADFEPLYIVPKDKKKVVAQLKEALKSADELVLATDEDREGESISWHLLQLLKPKVPIKRMVFHEITQDAIRKALQNCRDVDEQLVRAQETRRILDRLVGYTLSPLLWKKIAWGLSAGRVQSVAVRLLVEKERQRRAFRQATYWDLKAELEAESEGIASKNAFESRLVTLGGTKVANGSDFDEATGKLIAGRKVVLLDEAAAKALKDRLTGKPWEVTELEERPVTRKPAPPFTTSTLQQEANRKLRLSARDTMRTAQSLYEQGYITYMRTDSVHLSDQAIAAARTCVEQLYGKQYLSPSPRQYTTKSKGAQEAHEAIRPAGSTFRTPQETGLSGRELELYDLIWKRTVASQMADAKQTQIVMHLQVEDAGFRSTGKRIDFPGYLRAYVEGSDDPEAALEDREVILPDLKVGDRPNCKKLEAIKHETQPPARYTEASLVKTLESEGIGRPSTYASIIGTIIDRGYAQLVGNALVPTFTAFAVTGLLEKYFPDLVDTSFTSKMEQTLDDIATGEADWLPYLREFYLGDSGLETLVKERENQIDPNTARTVELEDLAAKVRIGKFGPYIEVENGNGVVTASIPKDINPADLDPEQVEVLLRQKTEGPDQLGRHPETGEPIYVLIGSRGPYIQLGDATEENPKPKTSSLPKGITIENLTLDKAVGLLSLPRLLGTHPETGGKIQAAIGPFGPYVVHDRGKEGKDYRSLKAGDDVFTVTLERALELLSEPKKGRSGGRSKTKTPLKELGAHPDDGEAVNIYDGPYGPYVKHGKTNVGLPEGKSVEDITLATALELLATKTTSSKSTRRKASTSSGTATKSTTRKSSSSRTKATSSSKSQ, encoded by the coding sequence ATGTCAACTCTGGTCATTGTCGAATCTCCCACTAAAGCCCGTACCATTCGTAACTACTTGCCAAATGGTTACCGCGTGGAAGCGTCTATGGGGCATATCCGCGACCTTCCGCAGTCGGCTAGCGATATTCCTGCGGCGGTGAAAGGTGAAAAATGGGCGCAGCTGGGTGTTAATGTGGATGCTGACTTTGAACCGTTGTATATCGTCCCAAAGGACAAGAAGAAGGTTGTTGCTCAACTGAAAGAAGCGCTGAAAAGTGCAGATGAATTGGTACTCGCGACGGACGAAGACCGCGAAGGTGAAAGTATCAGTTGGCATCTATTGCAGCTGCTCAAACCTAAAGTACCAATCAAGCGGATGGTATTTCATGAAATTACGCAAGATGCGATTCGTAAAGCATTGCAGAATTGTCGCGATGTTGACGAACAACTCGTACGCGCCCAAGAGACAAGAAGAATTTTAGATCGACTTGTAGGTTATACGTTGTCGCCACTGTTGTGGAAGAAAATCGCTTGGGGTTTATCAGCAGGACGCGTACAATCGGTAGCAGTGCGGTTATTGGTTGAAAAAGAACGCCAGCGTCGAGCATTTCGGCAAGCGACGTACTGGGATTTAAAAGCAGAATTAGAGGCAGAAAGTGAAGGCATTGCGTCGAAAAATGCGTTTGAATCGCGCTTGGTCACTTTGGGAGGAACCAAAGTTGCGAATGGTAGCGATTTTGATGAAGCAACAGGAAAACTAATTGCTGGGCGCAAGGTTGTTTTACTCGATGAAGCAGCAGCAAAAGCTTTAAAAGACCGCCTGACAGGAAAACCTTGGGAAGTTACCGAGTTAGAAGAACGACCGGTGACGCGCAAACCTGCACCACCGTTTACAACTTCAACCTTGCAACAGGAAGCTAACCGCAAACTCAGGCTATCAGCGCGGGATACAATGCGGACAGCTCAAAGTTTGTACGAACAAGGATATATTACCTATATGCGTACAGATTCGGTGCATTTATCGGATCAGGCGATCGCTGCTGCCCGAACTTGTGTCGAACAACTTTACGGTAAGCAATATCTCAGCCCTTCTCCGCGACAATACACGACGAAAAGTAAAGGCGCGCAAGAAGCTCACGAAGCCATTCGCCCAGCAGGAAGTACATTTAGAACGCCGCAAGAAACCGGCTTAAGCGGACGCGAACTAGAATTGTATGATTTGATTTGGAAACGTACAGTTGCTAGCCAAATGGCAGATGCAAAGCAAACGCAAATTGTAATGCACCTGCAAGTTGAAGATGCGGGATTTCGGTCGACCGGTAAGCGCATTGATTTTCCAGGATACTTACGCGCGTATGTCGAAGGCTCTGACGATCCCGAAGCGGCGCTAGAAGATCGAGAAGTAATCTTACCAGATCTAAAAGTAGGCGATCGCCCAAATTGTAAAAAACTCGAAGCAATCAAACACGAAACACAGCCACCTGCGCGTTATACCGAAGCTTCTTTAGTCAAAACACTCGAAAGTGAGGGAATTGGTCGTCCCAGTACTTATGCAAGTATTATTGGCACGATTATTGACCGTGGTTACGCCCAACTTGTTGGTAATGCGCTTGTTCCTACGTTTACTGCTTTCGCCGTCACAGGTCTGCTCGAAAAATATTTCCCCGATCTAGTCGATACTAGCTTTACTTCAAAAATGGAGCAAACTTTAGATGATATTGCCACAGGGGAAGCTGACTGGCTACCTTACTTACGAGAATTTTATTTGGGTGATTCTGGCTTAGAAACGCTTGTTAAAGAACGTGAAAATCAAATTGATCCGAACACCGCACGGACTGTTGAACTCGAAGACTTAGCCGCCAAAGTCCGCATCGGTAAGTTTGGTCCTTACATCGAAGTAGAAAATGGTAATGGTGTTGTTACAGCTTCAATTCCTAAGGATATTAACCCAGCTGATTTAGATCCTGAACAAGTCGAGGTATTGCTACGACAAAAAACCGAAGGTCCCGATCAATTAGGTCGCCATCCCGAAACGGGAGAACCGATTTATGTACTAATTGGTAGTCGCGGTCCTTACATTCAACTCGGAGATGCGACGGAAGAAAATCCTAAACCCAAAACATCATCATTACCGAAGGGAATAACAATCGAAAACCTGACGCTGGATAAAGCTGTTGGTCTTTTGTCTTTACCTCGGTTGTTAGGAACTCATCCAGAAACAGGTGGCAAAATTCAAGCTGCGATCGGTCCTTTTGGTCCCTATGTCGTACACGATCGAGGAAAAGAAGGAAAAGACTATCGATCGCTTAAAGCTGGGGATGATGTTTTTACAGTGACTTTAGAACGCGCTTTAGAGTTACTATCAGAACCTAAAAAAGGACGCAGTGGCGGTCGGAGTAAAACGAAAACGCCATTAAAAGAGTTAGGTGCCCATCCTGATGATGGCGAAGCCGTGAATATATACGATGGTCCTTACGGTCCTTATGTTAAGCACGGTAAAACCAATGTGGGTCTACCTGAAGGTAAATCGGTAGAAGATATAACGCTGGCAACAGCACTCGAACTACTAGCAACCAAAACCACAAGCTCTAAATCAACGCGCCGTAAAGCTTCTACTAGCAGCGGTACAGCGACTAAATCGACAACTCGCAAAAGTTCTAGTAGCCGTACAAAGGCAACGTCTAGTTCTAAATCTCAGTAG